A portion of the Streptomyces platensis genome contains these proteins:
- a CDS encoding PP2C family protein-serine/threonine phosphatase, whose translation MIESGRPRLRRRHGRWLVRLSPVILTVVIAGLAYATPPEVAFSRLLPAAPALAAAMWPVLPTVLLGTVCLILMIGLSLVFPGLGTWWTAAGIIAVTVAAAYGSHVRLQRERTLFQLRLVADAAQQVVLSPMPRRFGSVEIESLYLAAAAEARIGGDFYEVVDTRYGVRLLIGDVRGKGLPAVGAAAAIVNSFREAAYDEADMVSVARRLDASSTRYNAAFPPEGPMERFATALLVEIPHGDSRIEILNCGHPPPLLLNRGELRALEPTTPSPLLNLAELIGDHYTIDTFDFAPGDLLLLYTDGIAEARARDGGFFPLAAWMRQQPPTPPHELLTALHRDLLRYSRGRLDDDIAALAVRLCEPPE comes from the coding sequence GTGATCGAGTCTGGACGGCCGCGGCTCCGTCGTCGCCACGGCCGATGGCTGGTGCGGCTGTCGCCGGTGATCCTGACCGTCGTCATCGCCGGCCTGGCCTACGCCACTCCCCCGGAAGTGGCCTTCAGCCGCCTCCTGCCCGCGGCGCCGGCCCTCGCCGCCGCGATGTGGCCCGTGCTCCCCACCGTCCTGCTGGGGACGGTCTGCCTCATTCTGATGATCGGGCTCAGCCTCGTGTTCCCCGGTCTGGGCACATGGTGGACGGCTGCGGGGATCATCGCGGTCACCGTGGCGGCCGCGTACGGAAGTCATGTCCGGCTCCAGCGGGAGCGGACCCTCTTTCAGCTGCGGCTCGTCGCCGACGCGGCGCAGCAGGTGGTGCTGAGTCCGATGCCGCGCCGCTTCGGGAGCGTCGAGATCGAGTCGCTGTATCTCGCGGCCGCGGCGGAGGCCCGTATCGGCGGGGACTTCTACGAGGTGGTCGACACGCGCTACGGAGTCAGACTGCTCATCGGTGATGTGCGGGGCAAGGGCCTGCCGGCGGTGGGGGCGGCCGCGGCGATCGTCAATTCCTTCCGGGAGGCGGCCTACGACGAGGCCGACATGGTCAGCGTCGCGCGCCGGCTGGACGCCAGCAGCACCCGTTACAACGCCGCCTTTCCCCCCGAGGGGCCGATGGAGCGGTTCGCCACCGCCCTTCTTGTCGAGATCCCGCACGGGGACAGCCGTATCGAGATCCTCAACTGCGGGCACCCGCCACCACTGCTTCTGAACCGCGGGGAACTCCGTGCCCTCGAACCCACCACCCCCTCGCCGCTGCTCAACCTCGCGGAGCTGATCGGCGATCACTACACCATCGACACCTTCGACTTCGCCCCCGGCGACCTGCTGCTGCTCTATACCGACGGGATCGCCGAGGCCCGCGCGCGCGACGGCGGCTTCTTCCCCCTGGCGGCGTGGATGCGGCAACAGCCCCCGACGCCGCCCCACGAGCTGCTCACGGCCCTTCACCGCGACCTGCTCCGCTACAGCAGAGGACGCCTGGACGACGACATCGCCGCCCTCGCGGTGCGACTGTGTGAACCTCCGGAGTAG
- a CDS encoding ABC transporter ATP-binding protein produces the protein MPSKTSKAGGDSVPALLQLRGISRTYGDRQALHPLDLKVPAGTCTALFGHNGSGKSTLLRIASGRDKPTTGTALFDGRVIDEDDPGVRARVAVVGDSVAFYPDLSVHDHLKLITVAHDVADADGWIDQVLTDRRLEGHAHHLPAALSSGQMQAFLLAAALVRPRDLLVLDEPEQRLDPDSRRRLSELLIGEKADGVAVLLATHQADLVRAVADRVVALEDGKVVASGAPARVFKQLGGHQ, from the coding sequence ATGCCCAGCAAGACAAGCAAAGCCGGCGGAGATTCCGTCCCCGCCTTATTGCAGCTTCGCGGGATCAGCCGCACCTATGGTGATCGCCAGGCCCTGCACCCCCTGGACCTGAAGGTGCCGGCCGGTACCTGCACCGCCCTCTTCGGACACAACGGCTCGGGAAAATCCACATTGCTGCGCATCGCCAGCGGCCGGGACAAACCGACCACCGGCACAGCGTTGTTCGACGGCAGGGTCATCGACGAGGACGACCCCGGGGTACGCGCCAGGGTCGCCGTAGTCGGCGACAGCGTCGCCTTCTATCCCGATCTGAGCGTGCACGACCATCTCAAGCTCATCACTGTGGCCCACGACGTGGCTGACGCGGACGGGTGGATCGATCAAGTCCTGACCGACCGCCGCCTTGAGGGCCATGCGCACCATCTCCCCGCCGCCCTGTCATCGGGACAGATGCAGGCATTCCTGCTTGCTGCTGCCCTGGTCCGCCCCCGCGATCTTCTCGTACTCGATGAGCCGGAGCAGCGCCTGGACCCGGACTCCCGGAGGCGCCTGAGCGAACTGCTGATCGGCGAGAAAGCGGATGGCGTAGCGGTTCTGCTCGCCACCCACCAGGCGGATCTCGTTCGAGCGGTGGCCGACCGGGTGGTCGCTCTGGAGGACGGCAAGGTCGTGGCCTCTGGCGCCCCTGCCCGTGTGTTCAAGCAGTTGGGTGGCCACCAGTGA